One Thermoflexus hugenholtzii JAD2 DNA segment encodes these proteins:
- a CDS encoding DsbA family oxidoreductase yields the protein MASARLRRVVREFAGRVTVEHRCFALAPDPEAISRIFGSPERGKAEILTHWAAARRHPDGEAIHVEGMRSASFPYPYSMPGLKACKAAELQGGPEAHWDLFDRVQRAHAVEARNIADFEVLRDCAREVGLDLERWERDFRSPEVERRVQADLQEAARRGIHAVPTLILNDRWVVQGAVPEEFLRWVIADLLAGRDPSRRS from the coding sequence CGAAGGGTGGTGCGGGAATTCGCAGGACGGGTGACGGTGGAGCACCGTTGCTTCGCCCTCGCCCCGGACCCGGAGGCGATCTCCCGGATCTTCGGGTCACCAGAGCGAGGGAAGGCGGAGATCCTGACCCACTGGGCGGCGGCCCGCCGGCATCCGGACGGAGAGGCCATCCATGTGGAGGGGATGCGAAGCGCCTCGTTCCCTTACCCGTATTCCATGCCCGGCTTGAAAGCGTGCAAGGCCGCGGAGCTCCAGGGCGGGCCGGAGGCCCACTGGGATCTGTTCGATCGGGTGCAGCGGGCCCACGCTGTGGAAGCCCGTAACATCGCCGACTTCGAGGTTCTACGGGATTGCGCCCGGGAGGTGGGCCTGGATCTCGAGCGGTGGGAGCGGGATTTCCGAAGCCCGGAGGTGGAACGACGGGTGCAGGCGGATCTGCAGGAGGCCGCACGGCGGGGGATCCACGCCGTCCCCACCCTGATCCTGAACGATCGCTGGGTGGTGCAGGGGGCGGTGCCCGAGGAGTTCCTGCGGTGGGTGATCGCGGATCTCTTGGCGGGGCGGGATCCGAGCCGCCGATCCTGA